The DNA window AGCCCCACCGGGCCCAAGGCCCTGTTCACTGCCGCCCCGGATAAGCAGGTGATCCCGTTTACCGCCAACTTCGACGGGACCCTGTCCTACGATGAGGCCGGGAAGATCGTCTCCTACACCTGGGACTTTGGGGACGGGACGATCGGCCACGGACCGGTGACGGCCCACGTGTACAAGGAAGACGGAGTCTACCAGGTGAAGCTGACGGTAATCGACAGCCGCGGGCGCACAGGCGAGAGCACGATGACCGTGCAGGCCCTCAACCCGCCCCCGCAGGCGAAATTCTCCTACAGTCCGAAGAGCAAGATGGATGATAAATACATCGTCGGGGCGAGTGAATGGATCACGTTCGACGCCTCCGACTCCACCGACGACGACGAGATCGTCGCCTATGACTGGAACTTCGGCGACGGCCACA is part of the Candidatus Bipolaricaulota bacterium genome and encodes:
- a CDS encoding PKD domain-containing protein, whose amino-acid sequence is MNMKRVRYYLLLGLLGLVPILISGCLGGSPTGPKALFTAAPDKQVIPFTANFDGTLSYDEAGKIVSYTWDFGDGTIGHGPVTAHVYKEDGVYQVKLTVIDSRGRTGESTMTVQALNPPPQAKFSYSPKSKMDDKYIVGASEWITFDASDSTDDDEIVAYDWNFGDGHTDTGKVVKHRYLWPGTYNVVLTVTDNDGGKTNYIQQVTILGGPPCNADIDENGDAMSNWAWGQKGSDR